Proteins from a single region of Mucilaginibacter daejeonensis:
- a CDS encoding M28 family metallopeptidase, whose protein sequence is MKLKLLLPFLFVTPVALAQTTVRPDAAIQQMNSEVSAQNIETIVRKLVSFKTRHTLSDTTSKTTGIGAARNWIKAELERYAAASGGRMKVEFDTFTQPAGGRIGKPTVLKNVLATLKGTDPTDTRVYLVSGHYDSRVTNVMDSASVAPGAVDDASGTAVSMELARVMAKSKFSATIIFMTVVGEEQGLNGSTNVAKRAAAEKWDIDAMLNNDIVGNTVGMENGIKDNTSVRVFSEGVPSTTVNNARALAALINNGGENDAPSRQLARYVKEVAERYVSHLNVRMVYRRDRFLRGGDQTPFLLQGFTAVRFTEMNEDFTRQHQDLRKDKGVDYGDLPDFADYPYIQKVARMNLSVLANLALAPGQPQNVTVSTTGLTNKTTLKWDAPKNGKRPAGYYILMRETINPYWEKKIWVTVNEFTSDYSKDNYFFAVQCVDAEGHESLAVYPKPAGR, encoded by the coding sequence ATGAAACTCAAACTATTACTCCCTTTTTTGTTCGTTACACCGGTGGCCCTGGCGCAAACCACTGTTAGGCCTGATGCTGCCATACAGCAAATGAACAGCGAGGTATCGGCACAGAATATAGAGACCATCGTGCGTAAGCTGGTGAGCTTTAAAACCCGCCATACCCTAAGCGATACCACCAGCAAGACCACCGGCATTGGCGCGGCCCGTAACTGGATCAAGGCCGAGCTGGAGCGTTATGCCGCTGCCTCGGGTGGGAGGATGAAAGTGGAGTTCGATACCTTTACGCAACCCGCCGGGGGGCGCATTGGCAAGCCTACGGTGCTCAAAAATGTGCTGGCTACCTTGAAGGGTACCGACCCGACCGATACCCGCGTGTACCTCGTATCAGGCCACTATGATTCGCGGGTGACCAATGTAATGGATTCGGCCTCAGTGGCACCGGGCGCGGTCGATGATGCTTCCGGTACGGCCGTGTCGATGGAGCTGGCCCGTGTGATGGCTAAAAGCAAATTCTCGGCTACCATCATTTTCATGACCGTGGTAGGTGAGGAGCAGGGGCTTAACGGATCGACCAACGTGGCCAAACGTGCCGCTGCAGAGAAATGGGACATCGATGCTATGCTTAATAACGACATCGTGGGCAATACCGTCGGTATGGAGAACGGCATCAAGGATAATACCAGCGTTCGCGTTTTTAGCGAAGGTGTGCCCTCGACCACCGTTAACAATGCCCGCGCCCTTGCGGCACTGATCAATAATGGCGGCGAGAACGATGCGCCATCGAGGCAACTGGCTCGTTACGTGAAGGAAGTGGCCGAACGCTATGTAAGCCACCTGAACGTACGTATGGTATACCGCCGTGATCGTTTTTTGCGTGGAGGCGATCAAACTCCTTTCCTGCTGCAAGGCTTTACGGCAGTGCGTTTCACGGAAATGAACGAGGATTTCACCCGTCAACATCAGGACCTGCGCAAAGACAAGGGAGTTGACTATGGCGACCTGCCCGACTTTGCCGACTACCCTTACATCCAAAAGGTGGCTCGCATGAACCTTTCGGTGCTGGCTAACCTGGCGCTGGCCCCGGGCCAACCGCAGAACGTGACCGTGAGCACCACCGGCCTCACCAACAAGACCACCTTAAAGTGGGATGCCCCCAAGAATGGTAAGCGCCCGGCTGGCTACTATATCCTCATGCGCGAGACCATTAATCCTTATTGGGAAAAGAAGATATGGGTGACCGTTAATGAGTTCACGTCTGACTATTCAAAGGATAATTACTTCTTTGCGGTGCAGTGTGTAGATGCCGAGGGGCACGAAAGTTTAGCAGTTTATCCAAAGCCTGCAGGCCGCTAG
- a CDS encoding translation initiation factor: MSKKNKDLQGGIMYSTDPGFQFDTNDDDGITTPPPQQQNLKIYLDRKGGGKVVTRVSGFSGSLADLETLGKMLKNKCGVGGSVKDHEILIQGDHRDKVLIILTDNAYKAKKAGG, translated from the coding sequence ATGAGTAAAAAGAATAAAGATCTGCAGGGAGGCATCATGTACTCAACTGATCCGGGCTTCCAGTTCGACACCAACGATGATGACGGTATCACCACCCCGCCACCACAGCAGCAAAATCTGAAGATCTATCTTGACCGCAAGGGCGGTGGCAAGGTGGTCACTCGTGTTAGCGGTTTTTCCGGTTCACTGGCCGATCTGGAAACGCTCGGCAAGATGCTCAAGAATAAGTGCGGAGTGGGTGGATCGGTAAAAGACCACGAGATCCTCATCCAAGGCGACCACCGTGATAAGGTACTTATCATACTTACCGATAACGCTTACAAAGCCAAAAAAGCCGGCGGATAA
- a CDS encoding ExbD/TolR family protein: MPRVKIPRKSTAIDMTAMCDVAFLLLTFFILTAKPKVEDPVPVDTPRSATEVTLPESGVALITVGKGKTFLTLDGPEMRKQTLLQIGSKYNIGFTPNEVKQFQNLDAIGVPVQSLKQFLALDGEQRKAFLASKNGGIPTDSVSNEMFNWIREARVVEKNISGKELRFSIKGDSNEEYPTMERLIAILQKQKVNKFSLITSLRAK; this comes from the coding sequence ATGCCAAGAGTAAAGATCCCAAGAAAGAGTACAGCGATAGATATGACCGCCATGTGCGACGTGGCGTTCCTTTTGCTTACTTTCTTTATATTAACAGCCAAGCCAAAGGTTGAGGATCCGGTTCCGGTCGATACTCCAAGGTCGGCCACCGAGGTCACTTTACCTGAAAGTGGCGTTGCTTTGATCACTGTAGGTAAAGGTAAAACGTTCTTAACTTTGGATGGTCCTGAAATGCGTAAGCAAACCTTATTGCAAATAGGCTCAAAGTATAACATCGGTTTTACACCTAACGAGGTAAAGCAATTTCAAAACCTGGACGCTATCGGTGTTCCGGTGCAGTCATTAAAACAATTCCTTGCTTTAGATGGTGAGCAGCGTAAAGCTTTCTTAGCCTCTAAGAACGGTGGTATCCCTACCGATTCGGTAAGCAATGAGATGTTCAACTGGATACGTGAGGCGCGCGTGGTAGAAAAGAACATTAGCGGTAAAGAACTTCGTTTCTCTATCAAAGGTGATAGCAACGAAGAATATCCTACCATGGAGCGTTTGATCGCGATACTGCAAAAGCAAAAAGTAAATAAATTCAGTTTAATTACCTCATTAAGAGCAAAATAA
- a CDS encoding MotA/TolQ/ExbB proton channel family protein, giving the protein MPICFVIALCIFIFVLGDPSHYKGGDVEKGAPVDYFGTVHKGGIIVPVLMTMFLMLIVFSIERFVVIGKASGTGNVDAFVKKINAFLNQGQIDAASAECDKQKGSVANVIKSGLKKYKEMEAEPNLDVDQKTLAIQKDIEEATALEMPMLEQNLTIIATLVSIGTLMGLLGTVTGMIKAFQSLGDSGASSSSELATGISEALINTALGISTSALSIIMYNLFTSKIDKLTYAIDETGFSIVQTFAASHKNKERGY; this is encoded by the coding sequence ATTCCAATTTGTTTCGTAATTGCATTATGCATATTCATTTTCGTTTTAGGTGATCCAAGTCACTATAAAGGTGGTGATGTTGAAAAAGGTGCTCCAGTAGATTACTTTGGTACTGTACACAAAGGTGGTATCATCGTACCAGTTCTGATGACCATGTTCTTGATGCTGATCGTTTTCTCGATCGAGCGTTTCGTAGTTATCGGTAAAGCTTCAGGTACTGGCAACGTTGACGCTTTTGTTAAAAAGATCAACGCTTTCTTGAACCAAGGTCAGATCGACGCAGCCAGCGCTGAGTGCGACAAGCAAAAAGGTTCAGTAGCTAACGTGATCAAATCAGGCCTGAAAAAATACAAAGAGATGGAAGCTGAGCCTAACCTGGACGTAGACCAAAAGACCTTAGCTATCCAAAAAGACATCGAAGAAGCTACTGCTTTAGAAATGCCAATGTTAGAGCAAAACCTGACCATCATCGCTACCTTAGTATCTATCGGTACACTGATGGGTCTGTTAGGTACTGTAACAGGTATGATCAAGGCGTTCCAGTCATTAGGTGATTCAGGTGCATCAAGCTCATCAGAACTTGCTACCGGTATCTCTGAGGCGTTGATCAACACTGCATTAGGTATCAGTACTTCGGCTTTATCGATCATCATGTACAACTTGTTCACTTCAAAGATCGACAAGTTGACCTATGCTATCGATGAGACCGGTTTCAGCATCGTTCAAACATTCGCTGCTTCGCACAAGAACAAAGAAAGAGGTTACTAA
- a CDS encoding DUF6624 domain-containing protein: MRTTFTLILSAFISFVNAQHGPNLFLKRKLDSILMLDQRYREAQVALSKGANKDSIARMFGRSSDGLFMFLVNDMQRVDSLNMLEVEGIIKKYGYPGASLVGTPTNEVAWNVIQHSPHIKDHIELIRKAAAKKEIPFTLYAKMQDRLLMDEGKEQVYGTQIYGMMVPNKSTGKKDYVMFVWPVKDPANIDRIRLKAGFDQPIAAYARTFGVTYKRYTLAEVESLKKQ; this comes from the coding sequence ATGAGAACAACATTTACCCTGATCCTAAGCGCGTTCATCTCGTTCGTAAATGCTCAACATGGCCCAAATTTGTTCCTGAAAAGGAAATTGGACAGCATTTTAATGCTGGATCAGCGGTACCGGGAGGCGCAGGTGGCCTTGAGCAAAGGTGCAAACAAGGATTCGATCGCCAGGATGTTCGGTCGTTCTTCTGATGGTTTGTTCATGTTCCTGGTGAACGATATGCAGCGGGTCGACTCATTGAACATGCTGGAGGTGGAAGGTATTATTAAAAAGTATGGATACCCGGGTGCAAGCCTGGTAGGTACGCCAACCAATGAGGTGGCCTGGAACGTGATCCAACATTCGCCACACATCAAAGATCATATCGAGCTGATCAGAAAGGCCGCCGCAAAAAAGGAGATACCCTTTACCCTGTACGCTAAGATGCAGGACCGGCTGTTAATGGACGAGGGCAAAGAGCAGGTCTACGGCACGCAGATATATGGCATGATGGTGCCTAACAAGAGCACCGGCAAGAAGGACTATGTGATGTTCGTTTGGCCAGTAAAAGATCCGGCCAACATTGACCGCATTCGCCTGAAGGCCGGCTTTGATCAGCCGATAGCGGCATACGCCAGAACCTTCGGTGTAACATATAAGCGATATACCCTGGCTGAGGTGGAAAGTTTGAAAAAGCAGTAG
- the metK gene encoding methionine adenosyltransferase — MPYLFTSESVSEGHPDKVADQISDALIDNFLAFDADSKVACETLVTTGQVILAGEVRSSAYLDVQKIARDVINRIGYTKGEYMFDGNSCGVLSAIHEQSPDINQGVDRQNKQEQGAGDQGMMFGYATVETENYMPLALDIAHALLIELAAIRRENNEIKYLRPDAKSQVTLEYSDNNQPQRIDAIVISTQHDDFADDETMLAKIREDIINILIPRVKARYAKYAHFFNDDIKYHINPTGKFVIGGPHGDTGLTGRKIIVDTYGGKGAHGGGAFSGKDPSKVDRSAAYATRHIAKNLVAAGVCDEVLVQVSYAIGVAEPMGIYVNTYGTAKVDLHDGAIAKKVEELFDMRPYAIETRFKLRNPMYSETAAYGHFGKPSQTVTKTFVSPEGRQVTKEVELFTWEKLDYVEKVKQAFSL; from the coding sequence ATGCCTTATTTATTCACCTCAGAGTCCGTATCAGAAGGACACCCGGATAAAGTGGCCGACCAGATATCGGACGCACTCATTGACAATTTTTTGGCCTTTGATGCCGACTCCAAAGTAGCCTGCGAGACCCTGGTGACCACCGGACAGGTGATCCTTGCCGGAGAGGTTCGTTCAAGCGCGTACCTTGACGTGCAAAAGATCGCCCGCGATGTGATCAACCGCATTGGCTACACTAAAGGTGAGTACATGTTCGACGGTAACTCTTGCGGTGTGCTTTCGGCCATCCACGAGCAATCTCCTGATATCAATCAAGGTGTTGACCGCCAGAACAAGCAAGAACAAGGCGCCGGCGACCAGGGCATGATGTTCGGCTACGCTACTGTGGAGACCGAGAACTATATGCCATTAGCGCTCGACATCGCACATGCTTTACTGATCGAATTGGCCGCTATTCGCCGCGAGAACAATGAGATCAAATACCTGCGCCCGGATGCAAAATCGCAAGTTACCTTGGAGTACAGCGATAACAACCAACCACAACGTATCGACGCGATCGTGATATCGACCCAGCATGATGATTTTGCTGACGACGAGACCATGCTGGCCAAGATCCGTGAGGACATCATCAACATCCTTATCCCACGTGTTAAGGCTCGTTACGCCAAGTATGCCCACTTCTTTAACGACGATATCAAATACCACATCAACCCTACCGGTAAGTTCGTGATCGGTGGTCCGCATGGTGATACCGGTTTGACCGGCCGTAAGATCATTGTGGATACTTACGGTGGTAAGGGCGCTCACGGTGGTGGCGCGTTCTCGGGTAAAGATCCATCAAAGGTGGATCGTTCTGCCGCTTATGCTACCCGCCACATTGCCAAGAACCTGGTAGCAGCCGGTGTTTGTGATGAGGTGTTGGTACAAGTATCATACGCGATCGGCGTGGCCGAGCCAATGGGTATCTACGTGAATACCTACGGCACCGCTAAAGTTGACCTGCATGATGGTGCTATAGCCAAAAAGGTAGAAGAGCTATTTGATATGCGCCCATACGCGATAGAGACCCGCTTTAAACTGCGCAACCCGATGTACAGCGAGACCGCAGCTTATGGCCACTTTGGCAAACCAAGCCAAACCGTTACCAAGACCTTCGTTAGCCCTGAAGGCCGCCAGGTGACCAAAGAGGTAGAATTATTTACCTGGGAGAAACTTGACTACGTTGAAAAAGTAAAACAGGCTTTTAGCTTGTAA
- a CDS encoding ExbD/TolR family protein translates to MAELDTSGGGGKKGGKVRSKKQSTRVDLTAMVDLAFLLVTFFMLTTTLNKPKAMDLAMPDKDDQNTQEPIAASRTMTVLLGSNNKLEWFIGEPGKSAPEVIGYGKNDLRKVLTEQKQKVLQTTGKSLFVIVKPSDKSVYKNVVDVLDELHITDNMAFAIVAITPPEVDLLKRDNIY, encoded by the coding sequence ATGGCAGAATTAGATACCTCCGGCGGGGGTGGCAAGAAAGGCGGGAAGGTTAGAAGTAAAAAGCAAAGTACACGTGTGGACCTTACGGCCATGGTGGATCTTGCTTTCTTATTGGTAACTTTCTTTATGCTTACCACCACCCTCAATAAGCCTAAGGCAATGGACCTTGCCATGCCTGATAAGGATGATCAGAACACACAAGAGCCTATCGCTGCCTCACGTACCATGACGGTGCTGCTGGGTAGCAATAATAAGCTGGAGTGGTTCATTGGTGAGCCAGGTAAAAGTGCACCTGAAGTGATCGGTTACGGTAAAAATGACCTGCGTAAGGTACTTACCGAGCAAAAACAAAAGGTATTACAAACCACTGGTAAATCACTGTTCGTGATCGTCAAACCGAGCGACAAGTCGGTATACAAAAATGTGGTAGATGTGCTTGACGAATTGCACATCACTGATAATATGGCATTTGCCATCGTAGCTATCACCCCTCCAGAAGTTGATCTTTTGAAGCGTGATAATATCTACTAA
- a CDS encoding diacylglycerol/lipid kinase family protein — MKRKVLFVINPIAGGKAKAHVPELIDKYIDRTTIDHTIVFTEEAGHAHWLAKEASNTYQSVIAVGGDGTVNEVASAVVKSNAALGILPFGSGNGLSRFLSIPMDTVEAIKNINHNKVEHIDAGQMNGQWFFNMAGMGFDAHISEVFARQTKRGFITYFRSAVQEIINYRSQRYHMQIDGSEYDREAFMLSFANSSQYGNNAHVSPRASVQDGLLDVCVIKPFPLYRFPEMGLRMFTKTADKSRYVEIIKGRHIQVSRKLSGPVHLDGEPQVTGPNAEINVVPLSLKVIVGNEYHPKAHE; from the coding sequence TTGAAACGGAAAGTCTTATTTGTGATAAACCCTATTGCCGGGGGCAAGGCTAAAGCCCACGTGCCCGAGCTGATAGATAAGTATATCGACAGAACGACGATCGATCATACCATCGTATTTACCGAAGAGGCTGGCCACGCCCACTGGCTGGCCAAAGAGGCTAGCAACACCTATCAAAGCGTGATCGCCGTGGGTGGTGATGGCACCGTGAACGAGGTGGCCTCGGCCGTGGTGAAAAGCAACGCCGCGTTGGGTATCCTTCCATTTGGTTCGGGTAACGGCCTGTCCAGGTTCCTGAGCATCCCTATGGATACGGTCGAGGCGATCAAGAACATCAATCATAATAAGGTAGAACATATCGACGCCGGTCAAATGAACGGGCAGTGGTTCTTCAATATGGCCGGTATGGGTTTTGATGCCCACATTAGCGAGGTGTTCGCACGGCAAACCAAGCGCGGCTTTATCACCTACTTCCGCTCGGCCGTGCAAGAGATCATTAACTATCGGTCGCAACGCTACCATATGCAGATCGATGGGAGTGAGTACGACCGGGAGGCCTTCATGCTGAGCTTTGCCAATTCATCACAATATGGTAACAACGCCCACGTATCGCCCCGTGCCTCGGTACAGGATGGTTTGCTGGATGTTTGCGTGATCAAGCCCTTCCCGTTATACCGTTTCCCAGAGATGGGCCTGCGCATGTTCACCAAAACGGCCGATAAGTCGCGCTATGTGGAGATCATTAAAGGAAGGCACATACAAGTGAGCCGCAAGCTAAGCGGACCTGTGCATCTGGACGGCGAACCGCAGGTGACCGGGCCCAATGCCGAAATAAATGTGGTGCCACTATCGTTAAAGGTCATTGTAGGTAACGAGTATCATCCAAAAGCACATGAGTAA
- a CDS encoding lytic transglycosylase domain-containing protein: protein MKKLLTTTILLFAFKTYQAYAQPAYNDTTQYEQNFVPSYKIAAPVSPGVAAQLQQNAVENSIFKIRLDSLQRDIQLDHNEYVQAYINTYLAPNRRNDMARIMGLSKYYFPIYEKAFRDAGIPDEMKYLSIVESALDPNAVSRVGATGPWQFMSSTARIYGLNMNNYVDERRDPIQASYAAAAYLKDAYQEFGDWLLAIASYNCGKNSVERAMQQANATDFWSIRQYLPAETRGYVPAFIATAYVMNFNNAHGITPRECTMRLATDTVMVNKFISINSIARALNIDANELALLNPAYTKRIVNGTTKAPRRMVVPQLEKERYGVLYEVLNGERGEESIPAKAMYASAPVADNESHIKTTHTVKRGETLSRIADKYGVDIEDLRIWNNIRGNKATPGQKLKVSAPNVAAGKSAKAGKELASLGSRSAAEVAGN, encoded by the coding sequence ATGAAGAAACTCCTTACGACAACTATTTTACTGTTCGCATTCAAAACTTACCAGGCGTATGCTCAGCCTGCCTACAATGACACCACCCAATACGAGCAAAATTTCGTACCCAGTTATAAGATAGCAGCACCTGTGTCGCCAGGTGTGGCCGCGCAGCTCCAGCAAAATGCGGTGGAGAACTCGATCTTCAAGATCCGTTTAGATTCTTTGCAGCGCGACATCCAGCTTGATCATAACGAGTATGTACAGGCTTACATCAATACTTACCTGGCGCCTAACCGCCGTAACGATATGGCCCGCATCATGGGTCTGTCCAAATACTATTTCCCTATTTACGAGAAGGCCTTCCGCGATGCGGGTATCCCTGATGAGATGAAGTACCTCTCGATCGTGGAGTCGGCACTTGATCCTAACGCTGTATCACGCGTGGGTGCTACCGGTCCGTGGCAGTTCATGTCATCTACCGCCCGTATCTACGGCCTCAATATGAACAACTATGTTGATGAGCGCCGCGATCCTATCCAGGCCAGCTACGCAGCTGCGGCTTATTTGAAGGATGCCTATCAGGAATTTGGCGACTGGCTGCTGGCCATTGCCTCCTACAACTGCGGTAAGAACAGTGTTGAACGTGCTATGCAGCAAGCCAACGCTACCGATTTTTGGTCGATCCGCCAGTATCTACCTGCCGAAACACGCGGTTACGTTCCGGCCTTTATTGCCACCGCTTATGTGATGAACTTCAACAACGCTCACGGCATCACTCCGCGCGAGTGCACCATGAGGCTGGCCACTGATACGGTGATGGTGAACAAGTTCATCTCGATCAACAGCATTGCCCGTGCTTTGAACATTGACGCTAACGAACTGGCATTGCTTAACCCGGCCTATACCAAACGCATTGTTAACGGTACTACCAAGGCACCACGCCGCATGGTGGTCCCGCAGCTTGAAAAGGAACGGTACGGCGTATTATACGAGGTATTGAACGGCGAACGCGGCGAAGAGTCGATACCTGCAAAAGCCATGTACGCATCGGCACCGGTAGCTGATAACGAAAGCCATATCAAGACCACGCATACGGTGAAAAGAGGAGAGACGCTCAGCCGCATAGCCGATAAGTATGGGGTGGATATTGAGGACCTGCGCATATGGAACAACATCCGCGGTAACAAAGCTACGCCTGGCCAAAAGTTAAAAGTGAGCGCTCCTAACGTGGCCGCAGGCAAGTCGGCCAAGGCCGGCAAAGAACTCGCCAGCTTAGGCAGCCGTTCAGCCGCCGAAGTAGCCGGTAATTAA
- a CDS encoding YbjQ family protein encodes MDTSLITTSNALDGYKVVKHLGVVRGITVRSRSALGNIAGGLQSLFGGRLSIYVELCERTREEAYQLLIQHAAALGANAIINMRYDANEVMQGVTEVLAYGTAVVVEKE; translated from the coding sequence ATGGACACTTCACTCATCACTACCAGCAACGCTTTAGACGGTTATAAAGTGGTCAAACATTTAGGCGTGGTACGCGGCATCACGGTACGCAGCCGTAGCGCACTAGGTAACATAGCCGGCGGTTTACAGTCGCTTTTCGGCGGCAGGCTTTCCATCTATGTAGAACTTTGCGAACGCACCCGCGAGGAAGCCTACCAACTGCTGATCCAGCATGCTGCCGCACTGGGCGCTAACGCCATCATCAACATGCGCTACGATGCCAACGAGGTGATGCAAGGCGTTACTGAGGTACTGGCCTATGGCACCGCTGTGGTGGTAGAGAAGGAGTAA